ccaaaccaaaaccacaccaaatctttcggtttggtgcggtttttttgcggtttagtgcggttttttttttcttcggtttttttcggttatggttcggtttttttcggttttcggttttcaattaacacccctactCTTCTGTTATGAACATGCTGATACAATGTTATTCATCACTGAGCAGAAGTTTTATATTTGCCTATATAaaatatactcagttgaaTTTCTGCATGATTGTAATCTAAATACCTCCATGATTGATATGTGGTATATGgtagacacacacacacacacgtgTAAGCTTTCTTCCCTCATTTCACTGGTAGAAGGATGCATACAACATGAGGGAAAATTAGGTTCATAGTTCTGGTTCATTTGGCTTGCAGACTTGCAACGAGATTTCAAATCTATAATGTTTTCTCTGCATCAAGTGCTCGTCTTCTCTTCTGAATCTTTGggaaagaacaaaaattaaCTGAAATTGCAAAAGGAAAAGTACTGCCATAAGGTTATTTtggtaaaaataatttcttaAATAAAAAAGTGGGCACTGTTGTGAGGTTATCTTtgcaaatttaatgaaatcATGCCGTTCCAGTAACAGTGTTGGATAAAGAGTAATGTTGAGTAACTTAATTTTATCAGCACGAAACTAATTTTATCAGCCATCAGAAGTTTACCATGTTTAAAGAACGTTGTATACATCTCCACAGTTGACTACTTTGAACAGAAACTGAACATTATTTTCAGGATGGATGTGCTTGTTGCTTACATTTGTGTTCTTAGagctgcatatatataattatgaatttGTTTCAGGTAATGCTGGGAATTGCAGCAACCCTGATGCAGTCCACAAAGTTAGACAACAAATTGTAGAACATATAGACCTATGGCTGTCTGAATGCCAAGACACGGGTAGGAGCTACATGTAAATATAATAATGTGATGTGTAAGATGGTTCTGTAACTAATATTACCTCACTGTTTACCTTCTTAACAGATGTTTGATTACTAATCTATGAAGGATATGGTAAGTTGTCTCCTTATGTACATAAATATTCATTTCTGTACATCATGGTAAACATGTTTTTTCCTCCCTCTTGGTGTTTTTCCACTTGCTACTTCTATGTTAGTGCATGTTCCATGCAAGTGTGAATGCTTGATTAAGATTTTAGACTTTCTAATAATAAAGACGTGCATGTTGCAGCACGAGTAAGTTCTAGACCTCTTGCTGTCTTCAGTGTATTCACAGTTTGAGCTGCAAGCTCATTAGGTTGCTTTAAAAACCAAAGATTGTATATCATTTGTGATGCTGATTACATATGTGCAAGTTACTTAAGTCAATCGAATAAGCTATagccttcttcatcatcatgtaAATAGTCATCTGGAAATGGTTCATTCTCTGGTTCTTGATCTTCAGTTCTGTCAGCCCCTTCCTTCATTTTCTCATTCTCGACCTTCTTTTTCTTGAGAAAATTGACAAGCCCTTTTAGAGTAACATCAGCATCATCACTCTTCATGAGCTCCTCAGCAACCTCTGCAGGGGTGACATCAGTGCTACCTATCAACCCTTCAATTTCTCCAGACAGGTGATGTGGGTTGCTTTCATGAATACCAAGGTAGTTAGAGGCTAGGACTCTGAACCCGCTCGGGGTGCAGTATGACATATGAATGTGCACATCCATTCGCCCCGGACGCAGCAGTGCAGGGTCTAGCCGATCCTTGTGGTTGGTGGTGAACACTATAATTCTCTCGTCCCCGCAGCTTGACCAGAGGCCATCTATGAAGTTCAGTAGGCCTGATAGTGTCAACTACAATTAAGGAAAACCATGTCATCCTCATAGTCATGAAATAAAACCTAGGAAACAGAAAGGAGAAGAGTACTGACCCTGTCGTTATGAGCTTGATACCTCCGTGGATCCGGTTCTTGTCCCCTGGTATGTACTTTGGCGCAGCAATCAATGTCCTCAATCACCAGAATAGAACGATTTGAAGTAGAAAGCAATACCGTCCTCAAATGAGAATTACTCTGAATGCTAGAAAGCTCCAAGTCATAGACATCAAACTGGAGATAGTTGGCCATGGCTGCAATCAAGCTCGATTTTCCTGTACCAGGTGGACCATACAGCAAATACCCTCGCTTCCAAGCCTTCCCGACCCTTTTGTAAAACTCCCTCCTCCTCACAAACCTATCCAAATCATCAATAATCATTCTCTTAAGCTGTGAATCCATTGCCATTGTTCCAAAGTTAGATGGATGCTCCATCCTCACGGAACCCCAACCGCTTAAATTCCTTTTGCCCTCCTCATCATCACCCAGACTCGAACCCCGGGTGTAAAGCCTAACAACTTTTTCCCCTTCTTGAATGGCTTTAGCTTGAGCAAAAACGTAGGGCAAGTAAGTGTCCATCACTTTGTCCTTGTGTTTCTTGTCAAACACTAGCTCAAACCGACACTTGTTGTCATTACCAGAGCGGAAATCGTCCTTCTCAGGCTCAGCGAAGCGCCATTTCAATTTGATGTCATTGTCAAATGTGTCGGTGATTTCTTCGCCTTTGTCCATGGCAATGCTGATGCTCTTCTTCCTTGGTGTTTTGCTGATCTTGAGGCGTTCAGTGAAAGGACTGATCTTTGTTGTGAGGTACACCTCTGCAGCATCATAGACTTGGTTTCGCGTCATGCCACAGTACTCTTCAACGATCAAAGTAAGGTTCGAGGAGGGAGAGGTAAAAAAGTGACTGAAGAATGAGTATATGTACGAGCGCAACTGGCGGGGGATGAGTTGGTCTGTAATAGAACGGAGCAACATCATTGATGCAGCAAAGGAGGCATAGGCTGAGAACAATGTTGATGCTGTGGTTGGCATATCTTTGAGATTGAGAGTAAACATTGTGTTACTGACTGAGGGTTTGCAAAAATGTTAGGTTGGGAGTTAAAGGATATGATGGGGTGTTTTATAATGAGCTGAAGGAGTGACGATATTTGGGCAGCAAGGAAATGATTCTGTGAGTTGCTTCATCTCCAAgtcatttttctattttcttacGGTTCCATTCATCTGAAACTTAAAAGTCAAACATGAGTATTCTATAATTACATCAAGTATAGAGAATAGATTGTTGGCATGTATGGATCTGTCTGGATTTAAAAGCCATTGATCTTCAttactagaaaaaaaaatcatatttaaaGTTTTGAACCATTCCTCTCCCAAACAAAGTTTCAGCTAGCTGTATTTAGGTTGACTTGAAATAGAATAGTATATTACACTCTTAATCAATCTATACCCACTAatgtcatatatataatcaagtaaACATACACTTAAACAACAATTCATCCCTTAATTCCTTCCGTGATTCACGCCGACattccccctcaagttggtgcatacatatcaaccatgcccaacttgctaagtgaattaTAAAAGACAtttttagacactcattttatgagtatatcggcaagttgctcttctgtatgaacaaaaggaaaactgatgatttttgcgtctagcttctcctttataaggtgacgatcaacttccatatgttttgtacgatcatgttgcacaagaTTCTGGGAAATATTAATAGcagccttgttgtcacagtacagctgcatagcacacttagacttaatacccaaatcttgtagcaaatttctaagccataataatttgcacactccttgagccatacctttgtattctgcttcagcactagatcgagctaccactttttatttcttactcttccatgtaacaagattaccccctaacaaaggtaaagtaccctgatgtagATCTCTGATCTATTATATTTTTAGCCAGTCTGCATCCGTGAAGtcacaaacctcaaggatattattgtgattagagaacattactcataTCCTTGGAGCTGAttttaagtacctcaaaatccttacaacaacatccatgtggtccacactgggattatgcatgaactgactcactacacttattgcatacgcaacatctagtctggtatgtgataaataaattaggcgtccaactagcctctgataacgaggtttttcagtatgcacttgatctggatattctgctaaccgatggttctgctcaataggagtatcaatgggagtgcaatccagcataccggtctatgttagtagatcaaggatgtacttcctctgacacagatagataccatcacttccccgggctatctcaatgcccaagaagtacttaagtgtacctaggtctttcatcttaAACtatgtggctagctgtttctgtaatctatccacctcaacagtatcatttccagtaactaccatatcatcaacatatataattaaggctGTTACATTCCCTTGTTGATCTCTTCCTctattgctttcctccattttggatctctcaatgcatcatgcactttgttaggtactgatatagtagatatttgattcacaaatgattcatatgacttagaaatcttttggtagacataaaattttccacaagatacttagttttTGCCTGAAGGgtatgttcatatttttttgttggctgaccccgagtagacctatttggcaagacatattgtctactattagcctcactagtattagtctcaatagaatgactaacctcaaatgagtgatcttccgtaCCGGGAGAGCATTAGTCAGATGTATAAACAGtagtacgggagacatgagttgtagttgtgttgtcatcttctggtacctgaatctctgaaGTGATTATACCGGAATCACCTGGTGGTGCCTGTATAGCGGACACATTAGTAATCTCAATTGATcttgtcaccatatctactggcttacttgtctccccctctccatgatacagctcttcaaaatatgaattctccccctgaagataGTATCGgaagagggaaaataactcatgtcctcaaagaaagtaacatccatagtgacatagtacttccagGTAGGCGGATGATAGCActggtaccctttctgatatccgtcatacccaacaaacacatttaacggctcgggcatccaacttagatctctggtgttttggaagatggacaaaagcaacacaaccgaaaacacatGCAATAAGATTAttaaaagagggtaaggagacatgagatgcaagcacctcatatgaaactttgccttgaaggacacgagagggaagacgattaatgaggtgggcggaagttatgacagcatcaccctaaaggtatttgggcatatgggcactaaaaagaatacaccgagccatgttaagtaaatgacgatttttcctttcaaactccattctgctcaggtgtataaggacacactgtttgatgaacaattccgtgtgtattaaggaactcctgaaagacatgattcacatattccccccccccattctcagaacgaagaactctaactgcggcattatattgtgtttggacagtggtatagaagacTTGAAAAGTGGGAAAAACCTCATcattagttttgaggagaacaatccatgaaagacgggtgcaatcatcaataaatgacacataataccgcatccttgacacagtagactctttggagggtccctaaacatcagaatgaattaattcgaaaGAAAGAATacgtttattagaagtactaggggaataagtagatcgatgactcttgcctaaaac
This genomic interval from Argentina anserina chromosome 1, drPotAnse1.1, whole genome shotgun sequence contains the following:
- the LOC126800496 gene encoding AAA-ATPase At2g18193-like, with translation MFTLNLKDMPTTASTLFSAYASFAASMMLLRSITDQLIPRQLRSYIYSFFSHFFTSPSSNLTLIVEEYCGMTRNQVYDAAEVYLTTKISPFTERLKISKTPRKKSISIAMDKGEEITDTFDNDIKLKWRFAEPEKDDFRSGNDNKCRFELVFDKKHKDKVMDTYLPYVFAQAKAIQEGEKVVRLYTRGSSLGDDEEGKRNLSGWGSVRMEHPSNFGTMAMDSQLKRMIIDDLDRFVRRREFYKRVGKAWKRGYLLYGPPGTGKSSLIAAMANYLQFDVYDLELSSIQSNSHLRTVLLSTSNRSILVIEDIDCCAKVHTRGQEPDPRRYQAHNDRLTLSGLLNFIDGLWSSCGDERIIVFTTNHKDRLDPALLRPGRMDVHIHMSYCTPSGFRVLASNYLGIHESNPHHLSGEIEGLIGSTDVTPAEVAEELMKSDDADVTLKGLVNFLKKKKVENEKMKEGADRTEDQEPENEPFPDDYLHDDEEGYSLFD